The following is a genomic window from Mauremys mutica isolate MM-2020 ecotype Southern chromosome 4, ASM2049712v1, whole genome shotgun sequence.
GGGGCTGGACGAACCTTCTCTTTCTATGGTGAGAAGATTTCAGGACCCAGCAGCATCTCTGCCGTGTGCGTCTGGCCGGAGGCCTGGGCCGGGCACGGGACGGAGCTGCGGGGTTTGGATTCGGAGGAACCAGGGAGGTAACAGAGGTtgtttggggctggctggtaAATCTCAGTGTTGGAAGATCCACCAGCGTCTGGGGTTTGTCTGGCCTGGTCTGTGTGCAGCTCACCCTGACTGCGTGACCCCAGCTGGCTCCcccgggcagcaccgtcacaggggggcagggctccccccgGGGGCGCACGTCTCCCCCCCCCGGCGTTGGGGCCGGGGGGACTCGCTGCGGGAGGCAGGGGGGCTGTAGGCTCCAAGGTGCTGGGAAAGGCCAGGGGTTACCCCAGCGAGGGAGTGACACTGAAGGGGTCCCCCCAGGGCCCGTTACAGAACCTCagagagccccagccccgggaCCCTGCCCCAGCGCAGACCCCCCAGGGCAGAGACCTCTCCAGCACCTGGGGCAGAGcgtcagggcggggggggaggacgTGACTCCCACGGGCGACTGAACGGAGCCAGAGGCCGGGTGCTGGGGGGTCGCACGGCTCGGCGGGCCGGGGAGGGGCGCAGGGACCCCCCAGAACCTCAGAGAGCCCCGGCCCCGggaccctgccccagcacagacccccccAGGGCAGAGGCTCGGCAGGCCGGGGAGGGGCGCAGGgaccccccgcactcaccaggcCCTGGTTGATGAAATACTCCGCGAAGTAGACGAGCGCCAGGGGCAGCAGGTATTTCAGGAGACCCTGCGGGGAGAGGAGGTGAGAGGCAGGACGGGGGgctcccccattccccaccccggTCGCTGGGAGAGCTGCGAGGACCccgcccggatgcctgggtcccattccccgcccccgtgtctgggagagctgtggggggcccaggccggacacctgggtcccattccccgcCCCGGTCGCTGGGAGAGCTACGGGGGGCCccacccggacgcctgggtcccattccccgcCCCAGTGTCTGGGAGAGCGGCGGGGTCCccacccggacgcctgggtcccattccccgcCCCGGTCGCTGGGAGAGCTACGGGGGGCCccggccggacgcctgggtcccattccccaccccggtcgctgggagagctgcagggggccccacccggacgcctgggtcccattccccgcCCCAGTGTCTGGGAGAGCGGCGGGGTCCCcacccggatgcctgggtcccattccccactCGGAATAAAACAGCCGCTGCTTCCTTCAGTCCGGTTCTCCCAGTTCCACATCTCCCCGCACTGGACCAGTGGAGAGAGACCAagcgccaggacgcctgggttccgggactgcccccgcccccctcccccatcctaccTTCACAATTCGCCCCTTGGCCTGCAGCGTCAGCTCTGCGGCCCCGCCACCTAGGGGGGACAGACGTCAGCTGGGCCCACGGCCCCcgccaccacccccagcccccccactgctccccacacagtccaagccccctgtgcccccaacacaatcccccccagcccccacccacccattgACCCCTCTCCCTTACCCTGCTTGGCCGGGGCCCCCGCCATGAGGGGCTGGCGGGCGGCGGGCAGGGGGTCGTGCAGCACAGCGGAGTCACCCCAGCGCCACTGCGGCAccgcgggggggggcaccagcagcacgtAATAGCTGGGGGCACACAAAGGGGGGTAAGATACCGGGGGGGCTCCCAAAAgcctccccggcccctcccccctcgctgcccccccacggcccctcacctgagcagcatggccagaggcaGACTCAGCATGAGCAGCAGCGTGTGACGGGGGCTGAGGCCGGCCTGGGTCAGCCCCAGGTACGACAGCGCCCCCAGCAGGCCGGCGCCCCCCGTGCCCGACGACCAGCACgacaccacctcgctggggggagAAACGCggggtgagagcccagcccctcgcaGAGCCCTCGGCCCCCCGCATTCTCCTGCAACCCCCGGCCCCCcgcatccccccagctccccccgtgcCCGACGACCAGCACgacaccacctcgctgggggggaaacgcggggtgagagcccagcccctcgcagagcccccagccccccgcatccccctgcaccccccccggccccccgcatccccccagctccccccgtgcCCGACGACCACCACgacaccacctcgctggggggagAAACGCggggtgagagcccagcccctcgcaGAGCCCTCGGCCCCCCGCATTCCCCTGCAACCCCCGGCCCCCcgcatccccccagctccccccgtgcCCGACGACCAGCACgacaccacctcgctgggggggaaacgcggggtgagagcccagcccctcgcagagcccccagccccccgcatccccctgcaccccccccggccccccgcatccccccagctccccccgtgcCCGACGACCACCACgacaccacctcgctggggggagAAACGCggggtgagagcccagcccctcgcaGAGCCCTCGGCCCCCCgcattcccctgcaccccccccggccccccgcttCCACCCAGCTCCCCACATGCCCAACGACCAGCACgacaccacctcgctggggggggaAACGCGGGGTGAGAGCCCCGCCCCTCGCAGCcccccctgtgcctcccccgtgccccccccggctccccccttgCCAGACGACCAGCACgacaccacctcgctggggggggggaaacgcgGGGTGAGAGCCCTGCCCCTCgcagagcccccggccccccgcttccccctgcacccccccggccccccgcatccccctgcaccccccccggccccccgcttccccccagcgccccccgtgCCCGACGACCAGCACgacaccacctcgctggggggtgaaacgcggggtgagagcccagcccctcgcagccccctctgcccccccgcatccccctgcaccccccccggccccccgcatccccccagctccccatgccccccccagcatcccccatGCCCGATGCCCAGCTCgacaccacctcgctggggggagAAACGCggggtgagagcccagcccctcgcagccccctctgcccccccggctCCCGGTACCTGGGGTAGAAAGCCGTGAGCGCCAGGAAGCTGATCTCCCCCAGCCCCGACGAGACGCTGGCCAGGACCACCCCTGGGGGGGACACAGAGCActtacccacaatgcacctgcCTGTACCCCCCACAGCActtacccacaatgcacctgtcGTCCCCCCTCACAGCGcttacccacaatgcacctgtcctcctcctcccccgcagcacagcgcttacccacaatgcacctgtcCGTCCAGCCCCGCAGCACAGCGcttacccacaatgcacctgtcCGGCctcccccgcagcacagcgcttacccacaatgcacctgtcCGGCctcccccgcagcacagcgcttacccacaatgcacctgtctgtcctcccccgcagcacagcgcttacccacaatgcacctgtcCGGCctcccccgcagcacagcgcttacccacaatgcacctgtctggcctcccccgcagcacagcgcttACCCACAATGCACCCGTCCGGCctcccccgcagcacagcgcttacccacaatgcacctgtctggcctcccccgcagcacagcgcttACCCACAATGCACCCGTCCGGCctcccccgcagcacagcgcttACCCACAATCCCTTGTCCTAAGGCTCAGTTCTTGCCCACAATGCCCTGTGCCCCCGGTACCCAGCCCCCCACGGCGCTTACCCACGATGCTCATGCCCACGGTGGTGGAGAAGGCGACCAGCAGGAAACTGCCCCAGGCACAAAGGATGCAGAGTGCCACCCGCGGGCTGGGGGAGAGATGGGGTCAGCACGGGTCACCCATAGCCCCTCATGGCCCCCCACagtccccccacagccacccgcagccacccaccagtcccccacagccacccgcaggctgggggagagacgGGGTCAGCACGGGTCACCCATAGCCCCTCATGGCCCCCCACagtccccccacagccacccaccagtcccccacagccacccgcgggctgggggagagacgggGTCAGCACGGGTCACCCATAGCCtcctgtgacgaactgggaatgttcttaatgttcgctctgaatactgtgttggtgcctcagtgtcccctctgcagttcttaagtatctagctggggggatcagggggtgggattgctgcagaggaaggggccagtgcacctaaatgcctgggactctgtctcctagcaactgatggcctgggccccccctctgcaaaggtgccggctgaaggtgttggagacaaaggggtcaggtgacctcctggcccggggaaggggctgagcagaggagggggggctggagggggggtcagtctggagctggctggggacgaggagtgaagtgcagacgtgggggtctgactcactgccccccagaatggacccggccgaggggtcccgttctctgtacctacaagctctgtgttagaccctgttcctgtcatctaataaacctctgtgttactggctggctgagagtcacgtctgactgtgcagtgggggggcaggaccctgtggcccccccaggaccccgcctgggcggactcgctgtgggaagcgcacggaggggcagaggaggctgaatgctccaaggagagacccaggaggtgaagccgtgggagcttcttgccctgcagacaggctgctccgagggagaggaggctcccagagtcctgcctggcttgtggggagcagttccagagcagcgcccggggactccgtgacacaccCCTTGGCCCCCCACGGCCACCCGCGGGCTCAGGGAGAGACGGGGTCAGCATGGGTCACCCACAGCCTCCcacaggctgggggagagacGGGGTCAGCACGAgtcacccacagccccccccgggctGGGGGCGACAGGAGGGTCCATGTGGGgaaccagccccccccacacacacacacagacactcacccATAGGGCACGCGGTGGATGTAGAAGGGGGCGCTGAATTTGATGAGCAGGGTGGGCAGGATGTCAGCCAAGAGCACAGCCTGGGGGGGGGACAATTATGGGGGGGAGGTTAGAGACaaggccagccccgccccctccccaggccccgccccacagCACTTACCCCGGTGGAGATGGGGTTGCAGTCATAGCGGGACGTGTTGGACGAGTTCCTGCTGGGGGGTGTCACCGGGGGAGTCTGGGGGCAGGAGACATGGTTACAGGGGCAGACGCTGCAGATCCACCCCCCCGCCGCGCACGGTGACccgggagtccggccctgcacccctctgcctgggacccacagtgactctcagccagccagtaacacagaaggtttattggacacaggaaggcaggatacagcagagcttgtggccAGAGCCCGGACCCCTCActctggtccttctgggggtgcagggagcttagatcccagcttgggattccctgcactgcaccccccagccccaaaccgaaactggccccccctctccagccggctccctcCTTTGTCCAGCTCCCCGggcagaggtgagacctcccctcccccctgcctggctcaggttacaggctcaggtcctgtccctcaccccctgctctcccctcccccatgcagacagcccctgctccatcacacctctcccccctccgagactgaactgagcggggtcactctgcccagtgacccggggaagttcggggccccctctccgggacagcgcgtccgctatcaggttggcacttcccttcacgtgaaccacgtccatgtcatagtcctgcaggagcaggctccacctcaggagcttggcgttggctcctttcatctggtgcagccaggtcaggggagagtggtcggtgtacacggtgaagtggcgcccaaagagatatggctccagtttcttcagggcccacaccatggccaggcattccttctcgatggccgcgtagttctgctcccggggtagcaacttcttgctcaggtacacgatggggtgtctctcccccttttcatcctcctgcatcaacaccgcccccagccccgtgtctgaggcgtcggtgaacaccataaagggcttgtcaaagtctgggtttgccagaactgggccactgaccaaggcctccttcagtgcctggagagcctcctggcactgctcggtccagaccaccttgtctggcttccccttcttgcacagctcagtgatgggggcggctatggcgctaaagtggggcacgaaccttcgatagtaccccgccatcccaataaaggcctggacctgctttttggtctggggagcgggccagtctctgatcacctccaccttggctggttccggctttaggcagccgctccccacccgatggcccaggtaagatacttcagccatccccaccttgcacttctcagcctttacggttaaccccgcctcccggagtcggtccagcactcgtctaacctgggacacgtggtcctcccaggtctggctgaagatgcagatgtcgtcaatatacgccacagcaaaactctccatccccctcagtagctgatccaccaggcgctggaaggtggccggcgctcccttgaggccgaagggcagggtcagaaactcgtagagccccaggggagtgatgaaggccgatttcagccgggcatctgcgtccagcggcacttgccagtagcctttggtaagatccatggtggtgaggtaccgagcgcctcccagcttgtctaggagctcgtcaggccttggcatggggtaggcatcagatacggtgatggcattgagctttcgatagtccacgcagaaccggatcgacccgtccttcttggggaccagcaccactggggaggcccaggggctggcggacggctggatcacccctaaagccagcatgtccctgacctctctttccaggtcccgggcagtcttcccggtaacccgaaaaggggagcatcgtatcggggtgtgtgccccagtctccacccggtggacagtcacattactgcgcccaggctggttggaaaacaactgtcggtacagatgcagcacccctctgatctcagcgtgCCACCGCCTcagggtagcgagtggcgaaatctaccaccaccaggatgtgtttCTTCCCCGCCCGGGTcgtcttgctgagaggtcccaccatgtccatggccaccttctggaaaggttcttctctgatgggcaaaggcctcagagctgcttcccccttgtcccgggccttccccacccgctggcaggggtcacaggattggggacctgctctctcccgctggctgggtctgaggccgcagcctctctgagccgtgtccctgggcgttccctccccaccaggtcagggtcctgcgcctcgggcagagtaccttccccgttgtcagggcgcagtgccctgcgccgactctgactacgggtcacgaccagggcaccactgggcgttgcttggccagtccttgaggtccccccccattaacacctccgtgggcaaaactgagagagctggaggatcatgagaaacagagggaacatgaggacaGACAGAGAACATGACCGGGAGGAGAGAGACCGACAGCGTCATCGTGAGCTTGCCCtggcgaggctggggggcagcaggccccgggcagcggtgagtgaggggggggccaggactgcgcggagctttgataagtccatcctggccccgcgcaaggagggggaggacatgggtgacttcctgggtgcctttgagacggcctgcgagctgcaccaggtggatcctgcggacaggctccgggttctcaccccctcactggaccccaaggccgtggcattgtacggccagctgggggaggaggagaaagggaactacgacccattcaagcaggccctgctgcgcgagtttgggctgaccccggagatgtaccgggagaggttccggagtcaggataaaacccctgaggtctcctatctgcaactggccgtccgcatggagggatatgccagcaagtgggcagatggggccgaCGCCGGGGGACGTGATTAAACTGCTGGtgctggagcagctgtatgagcggtgcccatccgacctgaggctgtccCCACTGCTGAGCTCTCCTTTGCACGGCTGTTTGCACAAGGATCCGCTCACCAGCGCTCGTAGGTGCTGGGCAAGGGGGTGTCTCTGTGCTATctaccccgcccccgccccgccgccaGCTTGGACCCACCTGGGTGGTCCCGTTGATGTCCGGTGCCCCCTGGTGGCTCAGGATGTCATGGGCCGCGCTCAGCATCACCACGTAGGCAAAGTTATTGCAGAGGCCGAGCagcctgcggggggaggggaggggagggggttagaAAGAGGGCAGAGGCCCCCAGGGGAGCGTGGAGGGGCTGAGGGCGGCGGCGTGGAGAGGGCGTGAGGTGTGGAGTGTGCTCATGCCAGGTGGGGAgcgtgcccgggggggggcgcgcGTGCACCTGGCAGTGAGTGTGCAACGCACGGCGGGGGTAGAGATGTCCACTGGAGCAAGCGGGTCATGGGCATCCAGCGTGAGAGGCGGGCAGGGCAGTGAGGAAAGGCCCCAGGACAGGGACGGGCCAAGGGAATGAGCGTGCGAGGGCCCTCGTGCAAGGCCACTCACCAGAAACCGGCTAAGTTCCTCCAGCAGGTGGCGCAGGCAGGAGGTGGCGCTGGTGGCTCCTCATCTgcagagggagatgggggagcgtcaagggggcagaactggggcttgtgggggggggtgacAAAGTGCAGTTTTCCCCTTGTTTTGTTGTAAGTGAGCCTTAATGTTCTGCGTGACTCctgtgcgtgcctcagtttcccctctgttaCACTCCCGTGtctcgggggtggggcaggggtgttggTGCGGCAGTGACGCGAGGGCCGGCTGCCGATGGCCGACACACACTCTGTGGCCTGGCAGGGAAGCTGCGGGTCAGGGGCCGTCTGAGGTGGTccagtgtcacggagtgtgggggagtcggggcccggcacccccctccctgcgattcaccaggactctcagccagccaggaaagcagaaggtttatttagacgccaggaacacagtccaggacagggtcttgcaggcacagacaacaggatcccccctgttaggtccctcttggggtcccaggagcatcaaagccccttggggggtcagagccctgtctgtgcttccctccattccccagcctgaACCCTGAACCTCCTCTCACTCCCCAGcgtcctcccccagcctttgttcagctccccgggcagaggtgtcacctggcctctcccccatcctggggtcTCACGTTACCTGCCCAGGTCCCCTCCCTCTGGccagtctccccacccccaatgcagagcatcccccccccccccccccccccgcacccaccgCCCCCAGTAGGAACAGGCCCAGCTCCCCCGCCCTGGAAagagacaagggggggggggaggcaggacaggggcgtgTGTCGGAGGCGCCGGGGGGAGTCCAGGGCACCAGGCTCGGGGTCCCCCCGAGATGGGCTTGGCTGAAAGTCCCGCATGTCTGTGCTAACGAGCCCTGTCCCACGCCGGCTAACGACCCGCCCGGGTCACACGCCGGCTGGGGGTCCCGGCTGGCTGCGGAGTGGGGGGCCCCAGGGGCCCGACCAGGGGCCCTCGCTGCGGGGAGTCACGGGGTGATCGGGGGCCTGGACGCTGCGAGGTCGGACCCAGGAGGCCCCTGCCCTGGACAGCGAGTCCTGCGGGGAGTCGCACTGCCCCCGAGTCCTGGCTGGCTTCGTACGGACCAGtccggccgggaccccggctgggacccctccccctgcacggggaccccggctgggaccccgggacgcccccctcccccctgcccagcaccggggctgggacccctccccctgcacggggaccccggctgggaccccgggacgcccccctcccccctgcccagcaccggggctgggacccctccccctgcacggggaccccggctgggaccccgggacgcccccctcccccgtcccccgcaccggggctgggacccctccccctgcacggggACCCCGGCGGGGACCCCgggacgcccccctcccccgtcccccgcaccggggctgggacccctccccctgcacggggACCCCGGCGGGGACCCTGGGACGCCCCCCTCCGCCCTGCCCAGCaccggggctgggacccctccccctgcacggggaccccggctgggaccccgggacgcccccctcccccgtcccccgcaccggggctgggacccctccccctgcacggggaccccggctgggaccccgggacgcccccctcccccgtcccccgcaccggggctgggacccctccccctgcacggggaccccggctgggaccccgggacgcccccctcccccctgcccagcaccggggctgggacccctccccctgcacggggaccccggctgggaccccaggacgcccccctcccccctgcccagcaccggggctgggacccctcc
Proteins encoded in this region:
- the CLN3 gene encoding battenin isoform X2 codes for the protein MEPDGWQRLSDSEDEEPPAPPPACATCWRNLAGFWLLGLCNNFAYVVMLSAAHDILSHQGAPDINGTTQTPPVTPPSRNSSNTSRYDCNPISTGAVLLADILPTLLIKFSAPFYIHRVPYGPRVALCILCAWGSFLLVAFSTTVGMSIVGVVLASVSSGLGEISFLALTAFYPSEVVSCWSSGTGGAGLLGALSYLGLTQAGLSPRHTLLLMLSLPLAMLLSYYVLLVPPPAVPQWRWGDSAVLHDPLPAARQPLMAGAPAKQELTLQAKGRIVKGLLKYLLPLALVYFAEYFINQGLFELLYFRDSALTHAQQYRWYQMLYQAGVFVSRSSLRCVRIRHIWVLALLQCLNMVFLLAAVYFMFLPSIYLVFALVLYEGLLGGAGYVNTFHSISLESPPEEREFAMGVGCVADTLGISLAGAAAFPAHDYFCRLP
- the CLN3 gene encoding battenin isoform X1, which produces MEPDGWQRLSDSEDEEPPAPPPACATCWRNLAGFWLLGLCNNFAYVVMLSAAHDILSHQGAPDINGTTQTPPVTPPSRNSSNTSRYDCNPISTGAVLLADILPTLLIKFSAPFYIHRVPYGPRVALCILCAWGSFLLVAFSTTVGMSIVGVVLASVSSGLGEISFLALTAFYPSEVVSCWSSGTGGAGLLGALSYLGLTQAGLSPRHTLLLMLSLPLAMLLSYYVLLVPPPAVPQWRWGDSAVLHDPLPAARQPLMAGAPAKQGGGAAELTLQAKGRIVKGLLKYLLPLALVYFAEYFINQGLFELLYFRDSALTHAQQYRWYQMLYQAGVFVSRSSLRCVRIRHIWVLALLQCLNMVFLLAAVYFMFLPSIYLVFALVLYEGLLGGAGYVNTFHSISLESPPEEREFAMGVGCVADTLGISLAGAAAFPAHDYFCRLP